AAATTCAAACCCTTTACCTTTTTGGCGCGCATATTCTGTAGATTCATGCGCAATGCGCGTGTTGGGAATGCGCGTCGCAAAAACCATTTCCAGGCCGTAGGCGTTCGCCATCTGCTTGAGACGCCCCTGACTCTGCGCGGCACGCGCCCTTACATAATCGGGCAGTTCCATACCTTCGGGCGGCGTATCGGGACGCAGGTAGAACGGACGCCATTCGACTTGCGCGCTGTGCTTTTCAATTAACGTTGCGACCACACCCTGGCCGACATAGCACCAGGGTCAGACATAGTCGGAAAAAATCGTGAGTTTGATTTGGTCCATTTTTCTTTCCTTTCTTTAATTTTTACGATTTGGGGTGCAAAATCACCATTGGAATTTCACGCTGAGTGTGCTTCTGGTAGCCTTCAAAGGCGGGGGCTTTCTTAACCAGTTGCGCCCACAACCGTTTTTTCTCCTCAGAACCCGCCTGTTCTGTTGTCACCAATCTCATATCGCCGCCAATTTCGATTGTTGCTTGCGGACTGCTTTTCAGATTCAGCCACCAAGCCGGAGGCTTTTCCCCTCCGTTGTTGGAGGCAGTGATAATGTAGTTGGGACTCTCACTGAGATACATCACCGGCACAGTATGTTTCTTCCCAGTCTTGCGTCCAGTGGTGGTGAGCAGAAGCACCGGCATTGCGCCAAGACGACTGCCCACTTTCCCGCCGGTTCGACGGTACAGAAAGACATAGATCGCCATAACCAACCTCATTAGCCATTTACCAAACATGCAGTTTCTCCATTGAGTAATTTCTTGTGACTGTTCATCTTAATCCTAGATTTTCAACTCCGCTTAGAATCCCAGTTCTTCTTTGACAATAATCATCGTAATGCGATTTGGACGGATTTCGCGGTTGACAATCAATGCTTTATTCACCCCAGTGTTCATCTTATAGAGTTGCTGCATATGCTCATCTTCGAGAGGTAGACAGTATTCCTGAATACGCCTCAGCCCTTCATTCAGGTCTTTAACGATTTTCTGCGCACCAACCACCCAGATGACCTTCCCGGCACTCGAAGCATAAACCCCAAGCTGACTGCCGGTATTCGAAGCAATCAGAACGTGCCCATCTTCGGTCACCGCGTGGACACTGCCAGCCGCAAAATCAGGCGCGCCGCCCAGTTTGCGAATCTCCCG
This sequence is a window from Cytophagia bacterium CHB2. Protein-coding genes within it:
- a CDS encoding nitroreductase family deazaflavin-dependent oxidoreductase produces the protein MFGKWLMRLVMAIYVFLYRRTGGKVGSRLGAMPVLLLTTTGRKTGKKHTVPVMYLSESPNYIITASNNGGEKPPAWWLNLKSSPQATIEIGGDMRLVTTEQAGSEEKKRLWAQLVKKAPAFEGYQKHTQREIPMVILHPKS